GCTGAAGAAGGGCGACTTTGTCATCGCCCCGTTCGCGTGGTCCGACGGAACCTGCGAGTTCTGCCGTGAAGGACTGCAGACGTCGTGCCGCCACGGCGGATTCTGGGCCGGCGACGGCATCGGTGGCGCACAGGCGGAGGCCATCCGCGTGCCACTGGCAGACGGCACCCTGGTCAAAGCACCCGTCGGCGAAGACTCGGAACTGCTCCCCTCACTTCTCACCCTGTCCGACGTCCTGGGCACCGGCTACCACGCTGCCGTCAAGGGTCGTGTGAACGAACGCACCTCGGTCACCGTCATCGGCGACGGCGCAGTCGGCCTCATGGCGGTTCTCTCCGCCAAACGACTTGGCGCCGAGCGGATCATCCTCATGGGCCGTCATAAGTCGCGCACCGATCTGGGCATCGAATTCGGAGCCACCGATGTCGTCGCCGAGCGCGGCGACGAGGGCATCGCCAAGGTCCGCGAACTGACCGGCGGTGACGGCACCCATGTTGTACTCGAAGCCGTGGGCCACATGCCCGCCTACGAGCAGGCGATCGGTGTCGTCCGCCCCGGCGGTGTCATCAGCCGCGTCGGTGTACCTCAGTACGAGGTAGCGCCCGTCGGTTTCGGCAGCCTGTTCGGACCCAACGTCACACTCACCGGTGGCCCGGCTCCCGTGCGCGCGTACATCGAGGAGCTCATGCCAGACGTGCTCGACGGAACGATCCAGCCGGGCAAGGTTTTCGACCGGACCGTCAACCTCGACGAGGTACCGGACGCCTACCGCGCGATGGACACTCGTGAGGCACTCAAAGTTCTTGTTCGGCCGTAACCCATGACCACCGTCGACACTCCCCGGATCGGTCGCGTCAATTCCACCGCGATCCTGGCGATCATTCTGATCAGCTACTTCATGATTCTGCTCGACAACTCCATCATCTTCACCGGGCTGCCGAGCATCGCAGCCGAGATGGGGTATTCGGCGACCGGTTTGTCCTGGGTGCAAGACGCGTACACCCTCGTATTCGGCGGACTGCTCCTCCTCGGCGCGAGACTCGGAGACATCTTCGGGCGTCGCCGCATCTTTGTGGCCGGGTTGGCGATCTTCGCGGCCGCGTCGTTCCTGGTCGGGGTTGCTCCCAATGGTTGGTGGCTCATCGCGGCCCGCGCCTTCCAAGGCGTCGGCGCCGCGGTGGTCGCGCCGGCGTCACTGTCACTGCTGACGGCAAGCTTCCCTCCGGGGCGCGAACGGACACGCGCGGTTGCCTGGTACGGCGCAGCCGCCGGGATCGGCGCGAGCCTCGGCCTGGTGATCGGCGGCGCCCTTGCCGATTGGGTTTCCTGGCGCGCAGGATTTTTCATCAACGTCCCGATCGGCATCGCGATGATCGTTCTGGCACCGCGGTTCATTCCCGAAACGAAGCCGAGCACAGGACGTTTCGATGTAGCCGGCGCCGTCTACGCCACACTTGGAATGGCCGCATTGGTCTTCGGCATAGTCAACTCCGCCGAAGCCGGCGCGGCATCACCGACGACCTTCCTGCCGCTGACGCTCGGTGTGGTTCTCCTGGCTCTGCTGGTTCGAAATGAATCGCGCGCGGAGCAACCCATCATGCCGCTTCGACTCTTCCGCTCTCGCGAACGATCCGGCGCCTACGCCGCCCGCATGCTGTATCTAGGCGCCATGATCGGCTTCTTCTACTTCACCACTCAACTTCTCCAGGGCGTAATGGGATTCAGTGCTTTCCAAGCCGGTGTGGCCTTCTTCCCGATGACGGTCGTCAATTTTGCAGTTGCACTGCTGATTCCGCGATTGACCCCTCGATTCGGGAACGCTCCGTTGCTCGCCGCAGGAGTGGCACTCACCTTGGTGGGTATGACCTGGCTCAGCTTCGTGCATTCGGGCAGCACTTATCTGAGCGGCGTTGCATTACCGATGATCTTGATCGGCGCAGGCCAAGGTCTCGCGTTTGCGCCGCTCACCGCTGCCGGAATCTCCGGGGTGAGTGCCGACGACGCCGGAGCCGCGTCCGGACTGGTCAACACAGCACACCAACTGGGCAGCGCACTGGGACTCGGCATTCTCGTTGCGATCTCAGCCGGGGCCGGATCCGCTGCAGAATCCCCGAAAGAAGCACTCACCGAGCATGTCTCGACTGCACTGACCGCAGGCGCCGGCCTCCTCGCCGGTTGCCTCGTCATAGTTCTTGTCTTCATCGTGCCGTCAGCGGGTAAACGAAGACAGGTAGACAGTCATCCGAAAATCGTTCAGCCATAACATAAGGAGTTCCCATGGAGATTCTGAAGCAACCGCAGACGAGCAAGGCTCCCGCAGACTGGTTCACCGGTGACGTCTGGTGGGACGTCATCTACGCAGGTCAAGAACCGTCACGCATGCGCGCCAACATGGTTCGCTTTGCGCCGTGCTCACGCACAGACTGGCACTCCCACGCGCTGGGGCAGACCTTGCACATTGTGTCCGGCACCGCCCTGATTCAGGCTCGCGGCGGCGAGATCATCGAGGCCCACCCCGGCGACACCGTCTACACACCACCCGGCGAAGAACATTGGCACGGTGCGGCACCCGACCACTTCATGACCCATCTCGCGTTGTGGGAAGGTCCCGGCGACGGCAGCACGGAAACCACTTGGGGCGACAAAGTCACCGACGAGGAATACAACGCCCCTCGTAGCAATCGCCGGTGAAGTCCGAATATCAAGGAGCGCAACATCGTGACTGAGACCATGACTGCACTGTTCGGTGGGCAGGGCCCGGACTGGGTGGCCCGCGACGTTCCAGTTCCCGAGCCTGGCCCCGGACAGGTTCTTGTGCGCACTCATGCCGTCGCACTGAACAACGCCGATCCGCAGATGCTCGCTGAGTTCGACACACCGGGCTCCGACAACGAGTACGTCGCCGGATACGAATTTGCCGGTGACATAGCAGCACTCGGCCCCGGTACGCACAACCTCACAGTGGGCGATCGTGTCATGGGAACTGCGCCGAGCAGTTTCGCGCAGTTCGTCCTCGCGGATTACCGGCACGTCATAGCCATGCCCGACAACCTGCAATACAACGAAGCCACAGCCCTGCCGACTGCACTACTCACCGAACACGGGGCTCTGATGCTCGCCGGCTACACGCCGGGACAGACGGTACTCATCACGGCGGCCACGTCAGGCATCGGCCTGCTGGGAGTTCAGATCGCGAAGGCGCTGGGCGCAGCCGCCGTCATCGGCACCACACGATCTCCGGGCAAGGAAGACGTATTGATCAAAGCCGGCGCAGACACCGCTGTCGTCACGACGAATCGAAATCTCACGGACGCCGTACTCGAAGCAACAGAAGGTCGAGGAGTCGATGTCGTACTCGACCACGCCGGCGGGCAGACTCTAGCGGCCTGCTTACCCGCCACCCGAGACGGCGGGCACCTCGTCAATATCGGACGCCTCGACGCCGCGCAGTCCACGATCGACCTGGACGCGCTCTCCTACCGCCATCTTCACCTACATGGAGCATCATTCGGCTTCGGTCGAGCAGAAGAACTCGGGAACGTGATTGCTGCCCTCGCCAACGAGGTCATGCCTGCTGTCGTCGACGGTCGGATACGTCCCGTCATCGACAGCATCTACCCCTTCGTGGAAGCGTCCGACGCGGCACACCGCATGCGTAGCGGCAATACCGTCGGAAAGATCGTGATGCCGATGCCCTGACCGATCTGTACGTCGCACCCCAACAGGATGAATGGTTCGTTTTCGGTCTGACTCATGGCACGCTGATCCCATGGAGCCACTCGAACCGATGCGGCCGGTGAGCGTTCAAGCGCCGATTCAGACGTCGACCCCGAGGTGGAAATCCGCGGCGGTCTTGCTGGGAACGATGTGCGTCTTTGCGTATGCCCTGCTCTCGACGAGAACCGGACCCGGCCCGGTCGCGGCGGGAGTTGCCGTCGGCATTGTCGGCGTAGGGCTCTACGCAATGTCGGTAGTGCGCACCCTCCGAGAGAACTCGGGCAAACGGATACCTTTGTGGGGCGATGCTCCGGTGTCTCCGCGCGAGATGGACCTGCTTGCCGGAGCCGGTATGCCGTTGTTGACAGCCGGAGTCTTGACCGCGATCCGTGCGTCGGGATTGACCTGGCCGTATCTCTTCTTCGGGTTGTTTGCGACGGTTGTGGTCCTGGCTTTGATTCTTCCTGTCCTCATACATAATTCACGCGTAAAACGGTCACCGGCAGCGTGAGAGACTCACCGCATTCCGGTATCCCGGAGAGTGATATTGAGCCGACCGGATGTCAATCCACTGTCCGTATCTGCGCTTCCTGCAATCACTTTCGGGACACCGTGGTAGGCGAATCGTGAGGCTCCACCAAAAACGAAGAGATCGCCCGACTGAAGTTCGATGTCGGTGTACGGCCGGTTCCGATTCTCCGTGTTCCCGAATCTGAATACGCAACTCTGGCCGATGCTCAGTGACACGACGGGGGCCTCGCAACGCTCGTCCTTGTCCTGATGCATGCCCATCCGGGCGCCGTCGTCGTAGAAGTTGATCAGCGCGGTGTCGGGTGTGTAGGTCTGACCCGGATCTCCATAGGCTTCTCTCACTGCTTTACGCCCCAACTCGATCAGCCAATCGGGCAGTGCGGCCACTGCCGCCCCGTTCACATCGTCGGCCGTGCGCGTGTATTTGTATGGTTGCCAATGCCAGCCGAGGCACACGGTTTGGACCGACATCTTGTGTCCGCCGGCAACCACCGCCGAGCGCATCGGGACCGGGGCAGTTGCCCACCGTCGACATTCGGTCACGAGCATGCGCTGTTGGGCAAGGCCGAGCCAATCCGGAATATGGACAGCGCCCGGGGCTACCTCCATCCGCGGGCGCGGGATCAGCGCGTTCATGATTTCCAGGCTAATAGGCACCGAGGCATTGACACTCCCTACCTCGACTCGTATCGTAATCAATGAATTGATTGATAAAGGAGATGGTTGACAAGTGATCGTGGATCCCGGGGCCGATGATCGTCTCGACAAAGCATTCATGGCACTTGCCGATCCGGTGCGACGACGGATCATCGCCCGCCTGAGCACCGGACCTCAGACGGTCAACGAGCTCGCGGAGCCGTTCGAGATCACGAAACAGGCCGTCTCCAAACATATTCAGGTACTCGAGGCAGCGGGGCTTGTCACTCGCAGCCGTGACGCCCAGAGACGTCCGGTGCATCTGAACGCCGCAGCGCTCGAGGCTTTGACGGCCTGGATCGACCGCTATCGACTGGTCCACGAACAACAGTTCCGAAAACTTGATCACCTACTGCACACCACACAGAAGGAGACGCAGTCATGAGCACCACCAATCCCGTCACGATCACCGCTCCCGAGGGCGTTCCGTTCATCGACATCACACGTGAGTTCGACGCACCCGTGAGTGCCGTGTTCGCGGCCCACTCGAATCCCGAACTGGTCAAGCAATGGCTCGGCCCCAACGGTTACGAGATGGACATCGAGGAATACAACTTTGTCAGCGGCGGTCGATACAAGTACATCCACCGCAATCCCGAGGGTGACGAGTTCGCGTTCAACGGCGTTTTCCATGTGGTTCGCGACAACGAATTTGCCATCCAGACCTTCGAATACGAAGGCTTTCCCGATGTGGTCAGCATCGAATCCATGACGTTCGAAGATCTGGGCAACGGGCGCACCCGTCTCTCCGGCCATTCGGTCTATCCGAGCCTCGAGGCGCGCGACGGCATGATCGAGAGCAATATGGAGCGCGGCGTCGTCGAAGGTTACGAGCGCCTGGACAAGATCGTCGCTCAGTCCTGAGCACCTGTTTGCCCGATTACTCACTGCGGAAGGCACTCCCATGGATTGGACCCTCGAAGTAGTCATAGTCCCCGTCAGCGATCTCGAGCGCTCCATTGCGTTCTATCGCGAACAGGTCGGATTCAATCTCGATCACCACACCGTGAACGAGCATATGACGGTCGCCCAGCTCACGCCACGGGGATCGGGTTGTTCCATCGTCATCGGCAACCTGCCGTCACAATCCGAGATGGCTCCCGGCTCGTTGAAGGGCCTGCAGTTGGTTGTGTCAGACGCGGCAACGGCCAGACAGGAGCTCATCGACCGCGGCGTCGACGCCAGCGAGGTCACCGTCTTCGACGAGCGTGACGGCGGCACCTTCTTCGGATTCTCCGATCCTGACGGCAACACCTGGGCGGTTCAGCAGCTGAAGGTTCGCGGCGAGAAGCCCCTCATTCCGAAGGCGTACCAGGACCGTTTCGGCGCGTAGCGGCCGCCTTCCACGCGGCATAGTCCTCGGGCAGACAGACAGCGCACGGGCGATAGCCGGCCGCAATCGCGGTCGGCTCATCGGCGAAGAACACCCGACTGGCGACATATCCACCACGCGCGATTGCCTGCGCCGCCCCTCGACAGTCGAGTCGGCCGTAGATCTTCGTTTTCCGGTGCCCGCCAAGCACACCGGGCGTCTGACTTTCGTAGGGTTTGTTGCGGGCGTCGCGGAGTATGTACGTCTTATTCGGCATCGTGAAGCACCAATCCCAATGTTCGACGCGTACCCGAGTGCACCACGCTGACACCATGTCGCACAGGGGCTCTGGACCACCCACGCGAACTCTGGACCGGCCGATCCCGCGTGGTGAAGATCAATGCGTGACCTTGTTCGAGTACCGTGACCGTCCCTTTCGACTGGGCGCGCGAACGCTGTTCGACGAGCAAGAACTCTCCCCCGGCGTGATCGAGGCGAGGTCTGTCGAGGCCGATCACCACCTGTAAGGGAAACACCAACTCTCCATACAGGTCCCGATGCAGTGCATTCCAGTCACCAGGGCCGTAGGACAGAAGAATCGGAGTAGGCCGCTTCTGTCCGGCGGTGTGGCACTGATCGATCCATTCTTCGAAAGTGTCCGGCCACGATGCCCTGTCCCCCAGCTTGAACGCCCACTCTCTCGCTACGGGCAGCAGCTGTCGGTAGAAGGTGGCCCGCATAGCCGTGATCGGCTCGGGTACCGGATCACCGAAGTACCGGTACTCCCCTTGGCCGAAGCGGTACCGAGCCATGTCGATCGTGCTTCGAAATCGGTCGACGTCCGTGTACCAGGAAGCGATCTCGCGACACTCCGATTCGTCGAGTAGCGGTGTCGTCTGAGCACACCCACTGGAGTTGATTCCCTCGATCAGCGCAGGCCAATCGAGGGAATCGACACGAGCAGGCAGATCGGTGAACTGGTCCATACGTCGTAGACGACGCGAAGGTCAGGAATGTGAGAATGCCAAGAGTTGGTCAGCCAGAGCGTTGTACGTACGGGCGATCCCGGCATAACTGAGCACTGGTTCCGGATTCCAGGTGCCGATCTTCCCTGCCTTCACCGCGGGCAAGTTGGACCACGCAGGATTGGTGCCGAGCGTATCCAGTTGCAAACTGGACGGGCGGTCGTCGAGGAAGATCATGTCGGCCGGATAGTGGTCCGCCATCTCCCAGGCCAGCTTCTCGACGTAGACCGACGATCCCTCGGCCGGATCGACGACGGCAAGACCCAAACCTGCCAGGTCGGCGAGGATCGGAAATCCGGAACGACTGACACGCATCGTGTCCGGATCTGCGGAGGCGAATAGAACGTGTGAATTCTTCAGTGAAGAAGCGACTTCGGAGATCCGCTCGCGCGCAGCGTCGTGGTCTTTTCGCTGCGCGTCCATATCTGATTCCGCTCCGATTTCCACGGCCAGTTCCACGATCTCTTGCACAGTTCGGTCGATGGTTCCCGCTGCCGTCTCCACGAACAGTACTGTCGACAAGCCTTTCACTGCATCCAAATTCGCCTCGTCGAGTAGAGCCGAACCACGCAACTGAGGGACTATGACGACGTCCGGCTCCAGCGCAGCGATCTTCTCGAGTTCCACCTGTCCCCAGAGCTGCCCGACCATGTCGGTCTTCGAGAAATCCAAGTTGCCGGAGATGCTGGTGTCCGTCGATCCCGGCGACCGTGTCGGCGCCCCGAAAACACCGACAGGCACCAGTCCGTAATCCCACAGAGCCCCCGCGATTCCGGTGTAAGTGACAAATGTTCGTGGCGGTGAATCCAATTCGATCAGGGTTCCGCGATCGTCGGTGAAGGACCAACCGGCATCGCGTGTGCCGCCGGCATCTGCGTCGGAACGCGAGCAACCGGCCGCTGCCAGCGCAGCAGCCAATCCTGCTGCTGCGCCGAGGAACCTGCGACGGTTCCAGTCCATCTCGAGGCGTCTGTGCGGTCGTGGAGTGAGCAGCGTGGTCATGTGTGTGCCCTTTCGGCGATTGATTGAACTGTTGCAGGAGTAGACGAACGAGAAAAGAGAAGGATCGATACGAAACCCGTGAGCATTCCGACGCCGGCGCAGAAGATCAACGGCCACAGCAAGGCGAACTCGTCGGATCCGGTGAAGAGCGAGCCGCACAGGGCAATTCCGACGGCGAGCCCGAATTGGCGCGATGAGTTGGCTGTTGCCGAAGCCGTCCCGGCGTTCTCTGCCGGGGCGTCCGACATCGCGGCGCTGGGCAGCACCGGCGACACCATCGCCGAACCAACGCCGGTCAGAATCAGCCCGGCGATCAGCGCCGGCCAGATCGGCGCGACGAGAACGTACAGCATGGCGAGGCAACCGATTCCGCAGAGGACCGTCCCGAATCCGAGCGAGAATCGAAGATCAGCTCGCTGAAGCCGTGATCCACACAGGGCCGACACGAAGACAAAAGCGAGCGGTCGAATCGAGAGCACAAGTGCAGCCGTCGACGCCGACAACTCCAACGAGTTCTGCAGCCACAGTGAAAGAACTACGAGCGGGCCGTAAGCCGCGAGGTAGTAACCGAAAGCCGCGACAAGGACGCCGTCGAATTTCAGACATCGGAACAACGCCGGATCGAGCATCGGACGGCTGCTTCGACGCTGCCAGGACACAAACGCCATCAGCGCAACGATTGCGATCACGAAGGCAAGAGCTGTCGACGACGAAGTCCGCCCGGCGTCGCCGCCCCACGTCACGCCCAGAACCGCGGCAACGGCAGCGAGAGTGAACAAAACGATTCCGGCACAGTCGATATTGCCCTCGCCGCGCTCACTTTCGGCGAAACAGAAAACAGCCAGTACGAGCGCCACTACGGCCACGGGGATTCCGAAATAGAAGACCGCACGCCAGTCGAAGAACTGCGTCAGCAGCCCTCCTGCAACGTTTCCGATTCCGGCTGCCAATCCAGCGACAGCGCCCCACGCGGCAAAGGCGACGTGACGATCACGGCCTGAGTACGCGTCGCCGAGCAGAGGCAAGAGCGTCGCAAACATCGCCGCACCGGCAATTCCTTGCGCGCCGCGAGCAGCGACCAGAACCGTGACGTCCGGAGCACCAGCGCACAAGGCCGTCGCCACCAGGAACACGACCAGACCGCAGACATAGAGACGCTTGCGTCCCCAAGCATCGCCGAGCGCGCCCGTCCCCACCAGAAGCGCAGCAAGAGCCAGCGTGTAGGCGTCGACGACCCAGGACATCGCGCCCGTACTGCCGTCCAAACCGACGGCGATGGCCGGCACCGCGATCGTTGTGATCGTGGCGTATGTCAGTAAGAGGAAAGTTCCGATGCATGCGGCGATGAGCGGCAGCCATCGTCGTGCCGACATGGTCAACCTCCGAACAGGGCAGTAAGTGCGCCCTAACTATGGAGGTTCAAGTCAACTTGAAGTCAAGCGCCGCTTCGACGCGGATGTCGAGCTGCTCGAGCAGCCACGGACACTGCATCGGACGCTCTTGCCGACACGTCAGGTGATGCTCGAGAATCAGTTTCGCTCTCGTAGCGGCGGCGATCTGTGCCTCGAGCATCGAAACTTGATCCGTGAGAACCGCGGAGAACTGCTCGGACGTGGTGTCGGCTTCGATGAAGGAGCGCACCTGCTCCAAGGACATTCCCGTCTCGGTGTACATCCGGATCAACGCCAGCCGACGCAGCTCACGACGCCCGTACCAGCGTTTGCCGCCGGTTCGCGATCGCGCGGACAGCAAGCCTTCGTCCTCGTAGTAACGCAAGGTCGATGCCGCGATTCCGAACGATTTTGCAACCTCGCGGATCGGGATCAAGTGCTCACGCATTCATCGATCGTAGGCTGAGCGCGTAGGCGGTTCCGGCAGTTATGTGTAACTTGGCATACTGACTAACGGAAGGGGTCGCGCAAGTGATCTCACAGCAAAATGCTGTATGCGCTCGTTGAACGAGGGAGAGCCATGCTGGATCCAACGCGACGACCTGTCGGGCCGTACTCGTCAGGGGTGCCCCAAGGCGCTCTCGACGTCCGTATGCCTGACCTGGAACGATTCGGCCTCCCCCAGTTATGGCGATCGGCGGTCATCGCGGTCGTGCTGTCCACATCGATCATGATTGCTCTGATCGTGTGGCCGTTCCGCAGACGCGGACGCACCGTCGTGGACGCGGCATCTGACGGCGTGGTGGATGGCTTCATCACTCTCGGTCCGACGTTCGTGAAGCTCGGACAGTTAGTTGCGTCGTCGTCAGGGATTTTCCCCGCGCCGCTGGCCAATGCCTGCCTTCGGTGCCTCGACGATGTGCCACCGTTCCCGGCGGACCAGGCTCGCAGCGTCGTGGAAGCGGACCTCGGATACTCGATCTCCGAAATTTTCGCGAGCTTCGACGATCAACCGCTGGCGGCTGCGTCGGTGGCGCAAGTGCATGCGTGCGTTCTGCACGACGGACGTGAAGCCGTCATCAAGATTCAGCGGCCGGGTATCTATGCCCGCATGCTTATCGACCTCCGGGCGGCATATCGCGGCGCGCGGATTCTCGAGAAGTTCGTCGAGTTCCTACGAATAGCCAACGCGACGGCCATTATTCGCGACCTGCATACCGCCACGATGACGGAACTGAACAGTGCCGTCGAAGCCGATCGGCAAACAACGTTCCGGAATAACATCGGCGCTTTCGGCGACAACAAGGGCGTGACAACGCCCGAGGTGTACTGGGATTACTGCGGGCCTCGGGTGATCTGCATGGAGCGTATGCGGGGTGTTCCTCTCGATCGCTTCGTCGCGAGTCCTGACGGCATCGACGAAGCCCGCATGCTGATCCGGCGCGGTGTGAAGGTATGGCTCGAATCGGTCATTGTTCACGGGCCATTTCACGGTGACGTGCACGCTGGAAATCTCTGGGTACTCGATGACGGCCGGATCGCGATGCTCGATTTCGGAATTGTCGGAATTCTCCCTGAAACGTGGCGAACGATTCTCACCGACTTGTTTCGCGCGACATTGATCGACGGAGATTTTGCCCGGGTCGCCCGCGGTATCCGTGCTTTGGGATACGCCACCGACTACGAGGTGGACGACGATCAACTCGGCCTGCAGGTAGCCACGGCATTGGCGCCGATTCTGGGCCGAGACCTGGGAGAACTCAAGTTGAGTGAACTCATCATGGCGCTGATCCAGTTAGGTAGGCAATGGGGTGTGGCCAGCCCTGAGGAATTGGTTCTGTTCGGCAAGCAGCTCGGCTATTTCGAGCGGTATGCCACTGCGCTCGCACCTGGCTGGGTTATCGGTCAGGACCTTTACCTTTTCAAGAATATGTTTCCCGACGAAGTAACGGCCAAAGCGCACAATTTGGGAATCACCCTTCCGGAATAAATCTGCCTAACTTAACTACTACGACAATCCAGGCGCGGGGATTAATCTGAAGCAACCCCCTGCGCAAGGAGCACGCCGTGCAAACAGCATCCGCCACGATTGCCGAGCAGAAGTCCGCAGACAACTTCATCACCGGAACGACCCCTGCCACCACCATTGGCACGCTCATCGCGTCTTTCGACAGTTCCGTCATCGAATTACTCGTCAGTCCCGGTGGGCTCGACGTCGACATTCGATCAATGGCGCTCCTCGAAGATTCCGATATGGACGGCATGGAATCCGGGGGCGCACTGTCCGACGTGTATCTACCGGTCGGAGTTCCGATTGATTCGGTGATCGACTGGCTGGTCGCGTCGGAGCACCATCCGCACAAACCGAAACTGCTGCTCGTCAAGAATGCCGACAACGAAGGTCCATTGCGGGCAGCCGCGGAAAGATCAGGAATCGCGCTCGCCTCGGTACATCCGAAAGCCAGCTCGGGGCATATCTACTCGCTGATACAGCAGTTGCTTCTCAAGAACGCATACCGCCGACGCGCCACCCCTCAAGGCTCTGGTTTTGATCCCACCGGCGACTCCGACTTGTTCGGGCTCGCGGAGACCATCGCCGAATTGACCGGTGGCCTGGTCACGATCAACGACAATGCCCAACACATCTTTGCCCATTCCGCCGGACACGCGAATGAGGACGAACTACACCAACGCTCGGTGCTCGGCCGCGAATGGCCGAGTGGCTACAGCGAATGGCTGCAGAAGCGAGGCACGTTCGAACATCTACGACGCTCGGACGAGATCATCGACATCCCGGCCGCGCCGGAGTTCGGCGCGGCGCATCGGTTGGCCGTCAGCATTCGGCGCCGCGGCACAAGCGTCGCCACGTCCGGAGTGCACCAGCAGCATCTCGGAACCATCTGGGTTCAGACCGCGGGAACACCACTTCACGACGGTTCCGACGAGGTGCTTCGCGGCGCAGCAGAAGTGGCCTCACGCATCGTGATCCGGATTCTCGACGCGTCCCGCCGGGAGAGCGACCAAATCCAGCGACTGTTCGGCGCTCTGGGCGGCGGTGTCGATATCACCTCCTTGGCGGATTCACTCTCGCTATCCCTCGACGGACCCGCCGCGGTGGTGGGATTCGCAACCACCGAGCAGCCGCCGGCCGAGCTGCGGCGGATGACGAACTCACTGCGCCTGCACGCCAGCGCTTTCCGGCGTGACGCCGTCACCACTGCGATAGTCGACCGGATATACGTGCTCTTCCCTCACGCAGAAGGAGAATCGCTGATCAGCGACTGGGCCGCAGACACAGTTCACTATTTGGAAGGTTCCTCGGATATCGTCGCGCGGGCTGCGGTCGCAGTGATGATTCCCCGACTGTCCGGGGTTCCCGAGGCCCGCAGAGAAGTCGACCGGGTACTCGACGCTCCCGGCGACACGTCTTCCCCCGTCACAACGCTGGCTGCATCGCGCACCGCAGTGCTACTCGGCGAAATCCTCGACCTGATCGGCGATCACGACCGACTTCGGGATCCCCGAGTTGATCGTTTGCTGTCTTACGACGACAAGAACTCGTCGGACATGCAGTCCACGCTCACGAGCTATCTCGCAGCGTTCGG
The nucleotide sequence above comes from Rhodococcus sp. KBS0724. Encoded proteins:
- a CDS encoding ABC transporter substrate-binding protein, translated to MTTLLTPRPHRRLEMDWNRRRFLGAAAGLAAALAAAGCSRSDADAGGTRDAGWSFTDDRGTLIELDSPPRTFVTYTGIAGALWDYGLVPVGVFGAPTRSPGSTDTSISGNLDFSKTDMVGQLWGQVELEKIAALEPDVVIVPQLRGSALLDEANLDAVKGLSTVLFVETAAGTIDRTVQEIVELAVEIGAESDMDAQRKDHDAARERISEVASSLKNSHVLFASADPDTMRVSRSGFPILADLAGLGLAVVDPAEGSSVYVEKLAWEMADHYPADMIFLDDRPSSLQLDTLGTNPAWSNLPAVKAGKIGTWNPEPVLSYAGIARTYNALADQLLAFSHS
- a CDS encoding MerR family transcriptional regulator; protein product: MREHLIPIREVAKSFGIAASTLRYYEDEGLLSARSRTGGKRWYGRRELRRLALIRMYTETGMSLEQVRSFIEADTTSEQFSAVLTDQVSMLEAQIAAATRAKLILEHHLTCRQERPMQCPWLLEQLDIRVEAALDFKLT
- a CDS encoding 2OG-Fe(II) oxygenase — translated: MDQFTDLPARVDSLDWPALIEGINSSGCAQTTPLLDESECREIASWYTDVDRFRSTIDMARYRFGQGEYRYFGDPVPEPITAMRATFYRQLLPVAREWAFKLGDRASWPDTFEEWIDQCHTAGQKRPTPILLSYGPGDWNALHRDLYGELVFPLQVVIGLDRPRLDHAGGEFLLVEQRSRAQSKGTVTVLEQGHALIFTTRDRPVQSSRGWSRAPVRHGVSVVHSGTRRTLGLVLHDAE
- a CDS encoding CdaR family transcriptional regulator — translated: MQTASATIAEQKSADNFITGTTPATTIGTLIASFDSSVIELLVSPGGLDVDIRSMALLEDSDMDGMESGGALSDVYLPVGVPIDSVIDWLVASEHHPHKPKLLLVKNADNEGPLRAAAERSGIALASVHPKASSGHIYSLIQQLLLKNAYRRRATPQGSGFDPTGDSDLFGLAETIAELTGGLVTINDNAQHIFAHSAGHANEDELHQRSVLGREWPSGYSEWLQKRGTFEHLRRSDEIIDIPAAPEFGAAHRLAVSIRRRGTSVATSGVHQQHLGTIWVQTAGTPLHDGSDEVLRGAAEVASRIVIRILDASRRESDQIQRLFGALGGGVDITSLADSLSLSLDGPAAVVGFATTEQPPAELRRMTNSLRLHASAFRRDAVTTAIVDRIYVLFPHAEGESLISDWAADTVHYLEGSSDIVARAAVAVMIPRLSGVPEARREVDRVLDAPGDTSSPVTTLAASRTAVLLGEILDLIGDHDRLRDPRVDRLLSYDDKNSSDMQSTLTSYLAAFGDVKKAAALLKVHPNTLRYRVRRAEQIMGISLDEPDTRLLTELQLALVSREPSEPERLTPTN
- a CDS encoding AarF/ABC1/UbiB kinase family protein, with the protein product MLDPTRRPVGPYSSGVPQGALDVRMPDLERFGLPQLWRSAVIAVVLSTSIMIALIVWPFRRRGRTVVDAASDGVVDGFITLGPTFVKLGQLVASSSGIFPAPLANACLRCLDDVPPFPADQARSVVEADLGYSISEIFASFDDQPLAAASVAQVHACVLHDGREAVIKIQRPGIYARMLIDLRAAYRGARILEKFVEFLRIANATAIIRDLHTATMTELNSAVEADRQTTFRNNIGAFGDNKGVTTPEVYWDYCGPRVICMERMRGVPLDRFVASPDGIDEARMLIRRGVKVWLESVIVHGPFHGDVHAGNLWVLDDGRIAMLDFGIVGILPETWRTILTDLFRATLIDGDFARVARGIRALGYATDYEVDDDQLGLQVATALAPILGRDLGELKLSELIMALIQLGRQWGVASPEELVLFGKQLGYFERYATALAPGWVIGQDLYLFKNMFPDEVTAKAHNLGITLPE
- a CDS encoding MFS transporter, translated to MSARRWLPLIAACIGTFLLLTYATITTIAVPAIAVGLDGSTGAMSWVVDAYTLALAALLVGTGALGDAWGRKRLYVCGLVVFLVATALCAGAPDVTVLVAARGAQGIAGAAMFATLLPLLGDAYSGRDRHVAFAAWGAVAGLAAGIGNVAGGLLTQFFDWRAVFYFGIPVAVVALVLAVFCFAESERGEGNIDCAGIVLFTLAAVAAVLGVTWGGDAGRTSSSTALAFVIAIVALMAFVSWQRRSSRPMLDPALFRCLKFDGVLVAAFGYYLAAYGPLVVLSLWLQNSLELSASTAALVLSIRPLAFVFVSALCGSRLQRADLRFSLGFGTVLCGIGCLAMLYVLVAPIWPALIAGLILTGVGSAMVSPVLPSAAMSDAPAENAGTASATANSSRQFGLAVGIALCGSLFTGSDEFALLWPLIFCAGVGMLTGFVSILLFSRSSTPATVQSIAERAHT